Proteins encoded in a region of the Anguilla anguilla isolate fAngAng1 chromosome 10, fAngAng1.pri, whole genome shotgun sequence genome:
- the tsc1a gene encoding TSC complex subunit 1a isoform X1 has translation MAKEQPNVGDLLPLLESSDLQQLEEIKGLINEHLNTERGSVLLNSLVDYYLETSSSQAVQILVSVREPHDKHLLDKMNEALSKQPCRLPTLTLLGHVVRKQPSWIHKIARLPLLNTLLKCLKADTDVVVLITGVLVLITLLPMIPQPGKQHLYEFFDVFGRLAGWNVKHPGHVTDVYLIHLHATVYSLFHRLYGMYPCNFVSYLRSHYSMKENCDTFEEVVKPMLEHVRIHPELVTGTKDHELDPTRWKRFEVHDIVIECAKVSLDPKEASYEEGYSTMPEHFSAHLQLRPLDCTTSPYTDLHSSYGSSSSTQYSTPRQPLSLPMPPLSGTQPPQRSPQTSRQQSLNCESSCEVKDPIWSPSSHCGMTTPPTRLSPTADQSQNAPHPLGRAHSISGGKRTPSSAIPAASSPPPSLPDYASLPASVGVGPPRKEDRPTESSKPLLLRQEPISEQEKDSSEMTNGRDGAVENVKNMTLTELSAFMKEQELDLQQRPEKEGEEDAITEELLQITEEKREASGLRGFDSPFYRTTETLTGAQEKLLATSTPGLTGEPQNATSTPDKAEAPPWAGGGGVAGGGASLDLSFQPVFTPIDHPLRCRFPRCPSAPEEEAAGLFTPSPCGGPAPGPAYEPLFDLALPKVAPLFVGRRTTEAARRARGRKGGEEEEAGDGMAASSPLEVLDRLIQQGNDVHDKVLKRLPLPSKSADWTHFGGKQQSIKAKGSAPLDELHTLRSQLLLLHNQLLYERYKREQHAVRNRRLLRRIINATALEEQNHAMKDQLKLQDLEAQCLQASLQAEQRRYRQLWDDRETMVTRLHSQIRQLQQGRDEYYTKTQELQSKLQEYQKRTGELEAELQKANNKVCNTGHQLNQLSVKLTSSETVQQQMAALNKQLLLLGEVNRLCVEELQHLGPNSNKEAHMVQASSVKDVEKLHQSLAQQGQRLEAAQQRIGDLESQLAKKEHLIVEQKKFLEDVKSQAREQLQASESRYQAQRRVTQVLQTELLQLYSRLEMESPAACNSPAGGAESFSSTDSRLEECGTLGLGEQVKGDAQGGATTNSSEPLMGNGSTLSPGKPQAGAAAANVNGSQEPLPLLLDPPRLLCPPASTSFTVGSYPSAKSFLGMRSRELFRNKSESQCEEEEEPPRLAGLSQGLKTEQCVETAESPAPGSAPTKDAHPDAQQRANNRGGGGAGDARQRQQQLRIMDYNEAHLEHS, from the exons ATGGCCAAGGAGCAGCCCAACGTGGGCGACCTGCTCCCCCTCCTGGAGTCCTCCGACCTGCAGCAACTGGAAGAGATCAAGGGCCTCATCAACGAGCACCTCAACACAG AGCGAGGGTCAGTGCTGCTGAACAGCTTGGTGGACTATTACCTGGAGACCAGCTCCTCCCAGGCTGTGCAGATCCTGGTCTCTGTGAGGGAGCCTCATGACAAG CACCTCCTGGATAAGATGAACGAGGCCCTGAGCAAGCAGCCCTGTCGGCTGCCCACCCTCACCCTGCTGGGCCACGTCGTTCGCAAGCAGCCGTCCTGGATCCACAAGATCGCCCGCCTTCCTCTGCTCAACACCCTTCTCAAATGCCTGAAG GCGGACACTGACGTGGTGGTGCTGATAACTGGAGTCCTGGTGCTCATCACCCTGCTGCCCATGATCCCTCAGCCCGGCAAGCAGCACCTGTACGAGTTCTTCGACGTCTTCGGCCGCCTGGCGGGCTGGAACGTCAAACATCCAG gtcatgtgacagatGTGTACCTGATCCACCTGCACGCCACCGTGTACTCGCTCTTCCACCGGCTCTACGGAATGTACCCCTGCAACTTCGTCTCCTACCTGCGCTCCCACTACAGCATGAAGGAGAACTGCGACACCTTCGAGGAGGTGGTGAAG CCGATGCTGGAACACGTCAGGATACATCCCGAATTAGTGACTGGAACCAAGGACCACGAGTTGGACCCCACCAG GTGGAAGAGGTTTGAGGTCCACGACATCGTCATCGAATGTGCCAAAGTGTCTCTGGACCCCAAGGAGGCGTCGTATGAGGAGGGATACTCCACCATGCCAGAACACTTCTCCGCCCACCTGCAGCTCCGCCCGCTCGACTGCACCACCAGCCCCTACACCGACCTGCACAGCAGCTACG GAAGCTCCTCCTCTACCCAGTATTCCACCCCCCGCCAGCCCCTGTCCCTGCCCATGCCCCCGCTATCAGGGACACAGCCCCCCCAGCGTAGCCCCCAGACCTCCCGACAGCAG AGCCTGAACTGTGAGTCCAGCTGTGAGGTGAAGGACCCCATCTGGAGCCCCTCCTCCCACTGTGGCATGACCACGCCCCCGACTCGCCTCTCGCCAACCGCCGACCAGTCCCAGAACGCCCCTCACCCGCTGGGCCGAGCCCACAGCATATCGG GTGGGAAACGGACCCCCTCCTCCGCCATCCCCgccgcctcctctcctcccccgtccctccccgATTACGCTTCCCTCCCCGCCAGCGTTGGCGTTGGCCCCCCGCGCAAG GAGGATCGACCCACGGAATCATCAAAGCCCCTTCTCCTGAGGCAGGAGCCAATCAGTGAGCAGGAGAAGGACAGTAGTGAGATGACCAATGGCAGAG ATGGCGCTGTTGAAAATGTGAAGAACATGACGCTCACAGAGCTGTCCGCCTTCAtgaaggagcaggagctggaccTGCAGCAGCGtccagagaaggagggagaggagg ACGCCATCACGGAGGAGCTCCTGCAGATAACGGAGGAGAAGCGCGAGGCGTCGGGCCTGCGGGGGTTCGACTCGCCCTTCTACCGCACCACCGAGACGCTGACGGGGGCGCAGGAGAAGCTGCTGGCCACGTCCACGCCCGGCCTGACCGGCGAGCCGCAGAACGCCACCTCCACGCCGGACAAGGCCGAGGCCCCGCCCTGGGCCGGCggcgggggcgtggccgggggcggggccagcctgGACCTCTCCTTCCAGCCCGTCTTCACGCCCATCGACCACCCCCTGAGGTGCCGCTTCCCCCGCTGCCCCTCGGCGCCCGAGGAGGAGGCGGCCGGCCTGTTCACGCCCAGCCCCTgcggaggccccgcccctggccccgcctACGAGCCCCTGTTCGACCTGGCGCTGCCCAAGGTCGCGCCCCTGTTCGTGGGGAGGAGGACCACGGAGGCGGCGCGGAGGGCCCGCGGGAGGaagggtggggaggaggaggaggccggggACGGGATGGCCGCCTCCTCCCCGCTGGAGGTGCTCGACCGGCTTATTCAGCAGGGAAACGACGTCCACGACAAGGTGCTGAAGAG ACTGCCTTTGCCAAGCAAATCAGCTGACTGGACGCACTTTGGAGGTAAACAACAGAGTATTAAAGCAAAAG gctccgcccccctggaCGAGCTGCACACGCTGCGCAgtcagctgctcctgctgcacAACCAGCTGCTGTACGAGCGCTACAAGAGGGAGCAGCACGCCGTCCGCAACCGCCGCCTGCTGAGGCGCATCATCAACGCCACGGCGCTGGAGGAGCAGAACCACGCCATG AAGGACCAGCTGaagctgcaggacctggaggcCCAGTGCCTCCAGGCGAGCCTGCAGGCGGAGCAGCGGAGGTACCGGCAGCTGTGGGACGACCGGGAGACGATGGTGACCCGCCTCCACAGCCAGATCCgccagctccagcagggccGCGACGAGTACTACACAAAGACCCAGGAGCTGCAG AGCAAGCTTCAGGAATACCAGAAGAGGACAGGTGAGCTGGAGGCAGAGCTACAGAAGGCTAACAACAAGGTGTGCAATACAGGGCACCAACTCAACCAGCTGTCCGTGAAG ttgACCAGCAGTGAGACCGTCCAGCAGCAGATGGCTGCCCTGAACaagcagctcctcctcctcggggAGGTCAATCGGCTGTGCGTGGAGGAGCTCCAGCACCTGGGCCCCAACAGCAACAAG GAGGCGCACATGGTGCAGGCATCGTCGGTGAAGGACGTGGAGAAGCTGCACCAGAGCCTGGCGCAGCAGGGCCAGCGACTGGAGGCCGCCCAGCAGCGAATCGGAGACCTCGAGTCCCAGCTCGCCAAGAAGGAGCACCTCATCGTGGAGCAGAAGAAGTTCCTGGAGGACGTGAAGAGCCAGGCCAG GGAGCAGCTGCAGGCCTCTGAGAGCAGGTACCAGGCCCAGAGGAGGGTCACGCAGGTCCTGCAGACCGAGCTGCTCCAGCTCTACAGCCGGCTGGAGATGGAGAGCCCGGCTGCCTGCaactcaccagcagggggcgcagaGTCCTTCAGCTCCACAGACTCCAG GCTGGAGGAATGCGGCACCCTGGGGCTGGGGGAACAGGTGAAGGGCGACGCCCAGGGCGGGGCCACAACAAACTCCTCTGAGCCCCTGATGGGCAACGGCAGCACTCTGTCGCCAGGGAAGCCCCAGGCCGGGGCGGCGGCTGCGAACGTAAACGGCAGCcaggagcccctccccctcctgctggACCCGCCCCGCCTCCTCTGCCCACCTGCCAGCACCTCCTTCACTGTGGGCTCCTACCCCAGCGCCAAGAGCTTCCTGGGCATGCGCTCCCGCGAGCTCTTCCGCAACAAGAGCGAGAGCCAgtgcgaggaagaggaggagccgcCCCGCCTGGCCGGCCTCTCCCAGGGCCTGAAGACTGAGCAGTGCGTGGAGACCGcggagagccccgcccccggctccgcccccaccaAGGACGCCCACCCCGATGCCCAGCAGAGGGCCAACaacagaggggggggcggagccggcgaCGCCCGTCagaggcagcagcagctgagaATCATGGACTACAATGAAGCGCATCTCGAGCACAGCTAG
- the tsc1a gene encoding TSC complex subunit 1a isoform X2: MAKEQPNVGDLLPLLESSDLQQLEEIKGLINEHLNTERGSVLLNSLVDYYLETSSSQAVQILVSVREPHDKHLLDKMNEALSKQPCRLPTLTLLGHVVRKQPSWIHKIARLPLLNTLLKCLKADTDVVVLITGVLVLITLLPMIPQPGKQHLYEFFDVFGRLAGWNVKHPGHVTDVYLIHLHATVYSLFHRLYGMYPCNFVSYLRSHYSMKENCDTFEEVVKPMLEHVRIHPELVTGTKDHELDPTRWKRFEVHDIVIECAKVSLDPKEASYEEGYSTMPEHFSAHLQLRPLDCTTSPYTDLHSSYGSSSSTQYSTPRQPLSLPMPPLSGTQPPQRSPQTSRQQSLNCESSCEVKDPIWSPSSHCGMTTPPTRLSPTADQSQNAPHPLGRAHSISGGKRTPSSAIPAASSPPPSLPDYASLPASVGVGPPRKEDRPTESSKPLLLRQEPISEQEKDSSEMTNGRDGAVENVKNMTLTELSAFMKEQELDLQQRPEKEGEEDAITEELLQITEEKREASGLRGFDSPFYRTTETLTGAQEKLLATSTPGLTGEPQNATSTPDKAEAPPWAGGGGVAGGGASLDLSFQPVFTPIDHPLRCRFPRCPSAPEEEAAGLFTPSPCGGPAPGPAYEPLFDLALPKVAPLFVGRRTTEAARRARGRKGGEEEEAGDGMAASSPLEVLDRLIQQGNDVHDKVLKRLPLPSKSADWTHFGGSAPLDELHTLRSQLLLLHNQLLYERYKREQHAVRNRRLLRRIINATALEEQNHAMKDQLKLQDLEAQCLQASLQAEQRRYRQLWDDRETMVTRLHSQIRQLQQGRDEYYTKTQELQSKLQEYQKRTGELEAELQKANNKVCNTGHQLNQLSVKLTSSETVQQQMAALNKQLLLLGEVNRLCVEELQHLGPNSNKEAHMVQASSVKDVEKLHQSLAQQGQRLEAAQQRIGDLESQLAKKEHLIVEQKKFLEDVKSQAREQLQASESRYQAQRRVTQVLQTELLQLYSRLEMESPAACNSPAGGAESFSSTDSRLEECGTLGLGEQVKGDAQGGATTNSSEPLMGNGSTLSPGKPQAGAAAANVNGSQEPLPLLLDPPRLLCPPASTSFTVGSYPSAKSFLGMRSRELFRNKSESQCEEEEEPPRLAGLSQGLKTEQCVETAESPAPGSAPTKDAHPDAQQRANNRGGGGAGDARQRQQQLRIMDYNEAHLEHS, encoded by the exons ATGGCCAAGGAGCAGCCCAACGTGGGCGACCTGCTCCCCCTCCTGGAGTCCTCCGACCTGCAGCAACTGGAAGAGATCAAGGGCCTCATCAACGAGCACCTCAACACAG AGCGAGGGTCAGTGCTGCTGAACAGCTTGGTGGACTATTACCTGGAGACCAGCTCCTCCCAGGCTGTGCAGATCCTGGTCTCTGTGAGGGAGCCTCATGACAAG CACCTCCTGGATAAGATGAACGAGGCCCTGAGCAAGCAGCCCTGTCGGCTGCCCACCCTCACCCTGCTGGGCCACGTCGTTCGCAAGCAGCCGTCCTGGATCCACAAGATCGCCCGCCTTCCTCTGCTCAACACCCTTCTCAAATGCCTGAAG GCGGACACTGACGTGGTGGTGCTGATAACTGGAGTCCTGGTGCTCATCACCCTGCTGCCCATGATCCCTCAGCCCGGCAAGCAGCACCTGTACGAGTTCTTCGACGTCTTCGGCCGCCTGGCGGGCTGGAACGTCAAACATCCAG gtcatgtgacagatGTGTACCTGATCCACCTGCACGCCACCGTGTACTCGCTCTTCCACCGGCTCTACGGAATGTACCCCTGCAACTTCGTCTCCTACCTGCGCTCCCACTACAGCATGAAGGAGAACTGCGACACCTTCGAGGAGGTGGTGAAG CCGATGCTGGAACACGTCAGGATACATCCCGAATTAGTGACTGGAACCAAGGACCACGAGTTGGACCCCACCAG GTGGAAGAGGTTTGAGGTCCACGACATCGTCATCGAATGTGCCAAAGTGTCTCTGGACCCCAAGGAGGCGTCGTATGAGGAGGGATACTCCACCATGCCAGAACACTTCTCCGCCCACCTGCAGCTCCGCCCGCTCGACTGCACCACCAGCCCCTACACCGACCTGCACAGCAGCTACG GAAGCTCCTCCTCTACCCAGTATTCCACCCCCCGCCAGCCCCTGTCCCTGCCCATGCCCCCGCTATCAGGGACACAGCCCCCCCAGCGTAGCCCCCAGACCTCCCGACAGCAG AGCCTGAACTGTGAGTCCAGCTGTGAGGTGAAGGACCCCATCTGGAGCCCCTCCTCCCACTGTGGCATGACCACGCCCCCGACTCGCCTCTCGCCAACCGCCGACCAGTCCCAGAACGCCCCTCACCCGCTGGGCCGAGCCCACAGCATATCGG GTGGGAAACGGACCCCCTCCTCCGCCATCCCCgccgcctcctctcctcccccgtccctccccgATTACGCTTCCCTCCCCGCCAGCGTTGGCGTTGGCCCCCCGCGCAAG GAGGATCGACCCACGGAATCATCAAAGCCCCTTCTCCTGAGGCAGGAGCCAATCAGTGAGCAGGAGAAGGACAGTAGTGAGATGACCAATGGCAGAG ATGGCGCTGTTGAAAATGTGAAGAACATGACGCTCACAGAGCTGTCCGCCTTCAtgaaggagcaggagctggaccTGCAGCAGCGtccagagaaggagggagaggagg ACGCCATCACGGAGGAGCTCCTGCAGATAACGGAGGAGAAGCGCGAGGCGTCGGGCCTGCGGGGGTTCGACTCGCCCTTCTACCGCACCACCGAGACGCTGACGGGGGCGCAGGAGAAGCTGCTGGCCACGTCCACGCCCGGCCTGACCGGCGAGCCGCAGAACGCCACCTCCACGCCGGACAAGGCCGAGGCCCCGCCCTGGGCCGGCggcgggggcgtggccgggggcggggccagcctgGACCTCTCCTTCCAGCCCGTCTTCACGCCCATCGACCACCCCCTGAGGTGCCGCTTCCCCCGCTGCCCCTCGGCGCCCGAGGAGGAGGCGGCCGGCCTGTTCACGCCCAGCCCCTgcggaggccccgcccctggccccgcctACGAGCCCCTGTTCGACCTGGCGCTGCCCAAGGTCGCGCCCCTGTTCGTGGGGAGGAGGACCACGGAGGCGGCGCGGAGGGCCCGCGGGAGGaagggtggggaggaggaggaggccggggACGGGATGGCCGCCTCCTCCCCGCTGGAGGTGCTCGACCGGCTTATTCAGCAGGGAAACGACGTCCACGACAAGGTGCTGAAGAG ACTGCCTTTGCCAAGCAAATCAGCTGACTGGACGCACTTTGGAG gctccgcccccctggaCGAGCTGCACACGCTGCGCAgtcagctgctcctgctgcacAACCAGCTGCTGTACGAGCGCTACAAGAGGGAGCAGCACGCCGTCCGCAACCGCCGCCTGCTGAGGCGCATCATCAACGCCACGGCGCTGGAGGAGCAGAACCACGCCATG AAGGACCAGCTGaagctgcaggacctggaggcCCAGTGCCTCCAGGCGAGCCTGCAGGCGGAGCAGCGGAGGTACCGGCAGCTGTGGGACGACCGGGAGACGATGGTGACCCGCCTCCACAGCCAGATCCgccagctccagcagggccGCGACGAGTACTACACAAAGACCCAGGAGCTGCAG AGCAAGCTTCAGGAATACCAGAAGAGGACAGGTGAGCTGGAGGCAGAGCTACAGAAGGCTAACAACAAGGTGTGCAATACAGGGCACCAACTCAACCAGCTGTCCGTGAAG ttgACCAGCAGTGAGACCGTCCAGCAGCAGATGGCTGCCCTGAACaagcagctcctcctcctcggggAGGTCAATCGGCTGTGCGTGGAGGAGCTCCAGCACCTGGGCCCCAACAGCAACAAG GAGGCGCACATGGTGCAGGCATCGTCGGTGAAGGACGTGGAGAAGCTGCACCAGAGCCTGGCGCAGCAGGGCCAGCGACTGGAGGCCGCCCAGCAGCGAATCGGAGACCTCGAGTCCCAGCTCGCCAAGAAGGAGCACCTCATCGTGGAGCAGAAGAAGTTCCTGGAGGACGTGAAGAGCCAGGCCAG GGAGCAGCTGCAGGCCTCTGAGAGCAGGTACCAGGCCCAGAGGAGGGTCACGCAGGTCCTGCAGACCGAGCTGCTCCAGCTCTACAGCCGGCTGGAGATGGAGAGCCCGGCTGCCTGCaactcaccagcagggggcgcagaGTCCTTCAGCTCCACAGACTCCAG GCTGGAGGAATGCGGCACCCTGGGGCTGGGGGAACAGGTGAAGGGCGACGCCCAGGGCGGGGCCACAACAAACTCCTCTGAGCCCCTGATGGGCAACGGCAGCACTCTGTCGCCAGGGAAGCCCCAGGCCGGGGCGGCGGCTGCGAACGTAAACGGCAGCcaggagcccctccccctcctgctggACCCGCCCCGCCTCCTCTGCCCACCTGCCAGCACCTCCTTCACTGTGGGCTCCTACCCCAGCGCCAAGAGCTTCCTGGGCATGCGCTCCCGCGAGCTCTTCCGCAACAAGAGCGAGAGCCAgtgcgaggaagaggaggagccgcCCCGCCTGGCCGGCCTCTCCCAGGGCCTGAAGACTGAGCAGTGCGTGGAGACCGcggagagccccgcccccggctccgcccccaccaAGGACGCCCACCCCGATGCCCAGCAGAGGGCCAACaacagaggggggggcggagccggcgaCGCCCGTCagaggcagcagcagctgagaATCATGGACTACAATGAAGCGCATCTCGAGCACAGCTAG
- the spaca9 gene encoding sperm acrosome-associated protein 9 — protein sequence MNRVKEKLKSAEQKRKVFKQQQCIFMTALERSRDQAQDKTKPVCSVAQVQWYMEDHCSNTTDRRILSLFLEIMEDLMEVLDILEGLGFTGSLMENCRILLCPTTDISNLRAQFPHDEVNRLSCVEARNYYGGVVSLIPVAVDLLRETARTSAGPQKEPEKAEVPKPQPTETVPQQAMDSYMEDQSASQNGQSQTKKPYKETGGWNAGKPSWKPPGRPKV from the exons ATGAACAGGGTCAAAGAGAAACTGAAGTCTGCCGAACAGAAGCGCAAGGTCTTCAAACAGCAGCAGTGCATCTTCATGACTGCACTCGAGCGGTCGCGCGACCAAGCCCAAGATAAGACCAAGCCAGTTTGTTCTGTAGCACAG GTCCAGTGGTACATGGAGGATCACTGCAGCAACACTACAGACCGCCGCATTTTATCCCTCTTCCTGGAAATCATGGAGGACCTGATGGAGGTTCTGGACATCCTGGAGGGCCTGGGTTTCACTGGCAGTCTGATGGAGAACTGCCGGATCCTCCTCTGCCCAACCACTGACATCAGTAACTTGCGGGCACA ATTCCCGCACGACGAGGTGAACAGGCTGAGCTGCGTCGAGGCCCGGAATTACTACGGGGGCGTGGTCAGCCTCATCCCGGTGGCCGTTGACCTCCTGCGCGAGACCGCCCGCACCAGCGCCGGCCCCCAGAAGGAACCGGAGAAGGCCGAGGTCCCGAAGCCCCAGCCCACGGAGACCGTACCCCAGCAGGCTATGGACAGCTACATGGAGGATCAGTCGGCCTCGCAGAACGGACAGAGTCAGACGAAGAAGCCGTATAAGGAGACGGGGGGCTGGAACGCAGGCAAACCGTCCTGGAAGCCTCCTGGCCGCCCCAAGGTTTGA